The genomic stretch TAATGCAATGGAGCGCCAAGAACGGAACGGCCATATTCCTTTAGAGGCAAACGTAAGTGTCCACGATTTTCAGGATCAAGCATCATTCACAACCTAGATGAAATACGGGTAGATGTAGTCTTCTGCCAGACGATTCAAATTGTCCAGCAAAGCAGATTTGCATGCGATATCAGTGCGTTCGTAGACGCGACGGAGCTCCGCCAGAGAGAAGTTTTCCAAGCGTTTTCTAGACGTGGGCAAATGAGCGATATGCCACAGCTCCGGCTGAATTTTTCCGCGACCCGGAACAAAGACTCGACTAAAACCAAAGGCTCCCCCAGCATCCATCAACTGCGTCAGCCTCTGATGGAAGGTCGCGAACATGCCGTTGCATTCCGCAGGAGTCAACTGCACTTCATAATCTTCGGGACAAGCGTTACCATCCACTACATCCAAGTCGGAACCAAGATGATGACGGCTAGCCCCAGGAAGAGCGGACCATGTAAGAATGGCGTACATCAACTTTTCTTCGTCGGCAGGACGTTCCATAGGAACCCCGTTAGCATCCAGCAACTTCAATTCACCGGAAGCCTTGCGGTTCCAAATACTCAACTGACGTTCAAAGGGCCTATAACCAGATTCCAGGCGAAGAGCGAAGCCATCTTCGGCCAATCGTTCTTTTAATTTGTTATAAAAAGGAAGAACTTCTTTGTCAACAAAGTAACCATCTACATTGACAAAATCAGAAGATTCTACACTTCTGAATCCGAAACAATCCATCATTGCATTATCGGTCATTGTATAGTTCCTCCCATTTTTTCAATCAAGTCCATCCACTGCTTTGTCGTAGCCTTTTTCTTACGGGAAGCCACTTTGGACTTCTTCTTTGTTGTGCCCGCCAATGCAGCCGCCATGGGAGCAGGATTTGCGTGAGTCCACGCAATGGCCAAGGCATCAGACGCATCAAGAGGCAAGTCTCCCCGTTCAATTCCAAGACGGGCAAAAATCATATTGGCCACTTGTTCCTTCGGGGCGTTACCCGTGCCTGTTACAGCTTGTTTTACGACTGTGGGAGGATATTCATTGTAGGTCATCCCTCGGCGCCTGCATGCCACCAGCACTGCACCACGGATATGTCCCAGCACCAAGGCACTTTTAGGATTCTTGTAGAAGAATACTCCTTCCATACTGAGCGCCTCGGGGCGGTACTTATCCAGCAGTTTTTCCAGTTCCGTAATGATATGCAACAAGCGGTCTTCCAACGGCTTAGATTCTGAAGCATGAAGAACGCCATACTCCAGAACTTTCGGGCTATTTTCACCCGTATCTAAAAAAGCATACCCCGTTGTGATGGAACCAGGGTCAATTCCGAGGATAATCATGCTTGAAAAATAAAAAATAAACTAGATTTCAAAGAGTAAGAAAGGAATCCGTTATGCTTATAGATCAAGAACATGCCGGTATTATCATGCGTGCAAAGACCCACCCGCGTCAGTTGGGAATTCCTCTGAGCCGTTGGGGTCGTAACCTTATCGCTTGCTGCCCGTTCCACTCTCCTGAAGAAACGTCCCTGTTCTTCTACGATGCCCTGGGATACTGGCGCTACCGTTGCTTGCAGTGCGGCAGCGAAGGCGACTTGGTTGAATTCGTGATGCGTAGCCGTTTCAATGGAATGGAAGAACCGGCAGCTCGCGCAGAAGCTTTGGATTTCCTCGGAACTTTGGAACAGGAACACGAACCGAAACAGGATGAACATCCTTGGATCAAGGAAATCGGCGGCGAGAAATCCAAGGTCCTTGAAAACTTTGTCCGTTACTGCCATTGGGCCGCTTGCAAGAGCCCCTCTTCCGCAGAATTCCTGCAGTCCCGTGGATGGAGCATTGGTCAGGCCCAGCTCTACGGTATTGGCTACTACAGCGGCGATCCGGAGCCGTTCGTCAGCTACTGTATGCTTTCCGGCATCGAACGCCACCAGATCAGTTTCTATCTGGATAACCTTGAAGCATATCGTGAACCGCGCATTACTATTCCGGCCCGCAACTCCAAGGGTTTGATTCACTCCGTGTACGGTCGTGTTCTCGATGACAGCGACAGTAACCACACCTACGTTTCCTACGCTTCCGGTCCCAGCGACATCCCGTTCAACATCCAGGCTGAAAATGCAAAGCCTATTATTGTTGAAGGTTTCTTTGACGCTTTGACCGCAGATCTGGCCGGCATTCCGGGCGTAGTTTCCACCATGTACCAGGAACTATCCCTCAGCCACTTGTACAAGCTGAAGGCCTGTGGTGCAGATTCCGTTACTGTGATCCTCCGCCGCGAACAGGACCGTCGCGAGCAGGAATACCGCATTCAGAAGTATTTGAAGATGGCGGAAGAATTGGATTTGAAGTTCAAGTCCATCGTCCTCCCCAAGGAAGAAACCGTTGACCTGGTGGTTCGTAAGAATGGCGCAGACCAATTGCTGAATCTTATCCAGCAGACAGAAGAAGACACCGTTCACACCCACCGTCGTTCCATGCTTTTGCAGGACATCAAGGAAAACTTCGACATTGCCATGGGCTGCCCCCCGGATGTTCGTGTCGGCTATTCCTTAAATACCTTCCCCAAGTTGACCAAGACTATTGACGGCATCCAGTCCGGCTGTTTCTACGTATCTTCCAAGCCCTTCGGCCTCAAGACCACATTGATGTCCAGTATGGCCCTGGATTTGCTCCAGAGCAACCCCAAGCTGAAGCTGATCTATATCGCACTAGAAACGCCCCGCCGTCAGATTTTCGATCGTCTTGTAGCAATGCTCATCGGCGAATCTGTTCTTACCGTTCGTAAGCAGAGCGAAGACGAAGCCATGAATCAGAAGATTCTAGAAGCTACCCGCGAACTGATGGGATTTGTCCGTAGTAACCGTCTTGAAATTTGGGACGACCAGCCCGAATTCGACAACATGGAATTTATCGCCACCCTCAAGGAAGAAGCCAAGGAACATCCGAACCTGGTTGTATTCATTGATGGCATCGACCACTTGAAGATTACCGACTACTTTGATTTGACTGATATTCACGAACGTCGTTCTTCCGTGATTCTTGACCTGTACAAGGCTCTGGACATTCCGCTGTTCATTGGTGGCGAATTAGTTGACTCCGAACACGGTCTCGTTGGCCCCCGCGCGTACCTCCGCGATTCCGACGCCATCTACTGGTTGGAATCCAAGGGTGGCAATTTGTTCCTGACAGTGAATTCCAAGCGTTTGGGCAGCAGCCAAGTGTACCAAGGCAACTTGTCCATCGACCCGCTTTCTAACAAGATGCAGGAAGAAACCTAAAGGGTTTCAAGGCCGTCAACAACAATGTTCACTATCGTTGATTTCAATAATTTCTGGAGCCCGTCGGGAGGCGGTGTTCGTCGATACCATCTGCAGAAAATGGCATTCTACGAGCAGCAAAACGAAGTCCTTTCCGTCTTCGTGATGCCAGACTCCAAGACATTCACAGAAAAGAAAAGCGACGGCTTAATTATTGAGCACGTGGAAGCATTCCGCTTTCCGGGAAACTGGGAGTACCGTTTTATCTGGAAGCAATCCCAGATCCGACCCATTCTTAAAAAGTACATGCCGGACATGATCGAAGTAGGTTCGCCCTACATTCTTCCGTCCGTCATTCGTTGCGCCGCAAAAAAGATTTGCCCCCAGGCAGCACTCCTAAGCTTTTGGCACGCCGACTTCCCTATCACCTATGTGGAACGTCCCGTCACCAACAAACTGGGATCAACCCTCGGCGCCCTTTGCAAGAAAATTGCATTCTGGTACGCCCGTCAGGAATTCAAGAAGTACGACGGCGTCCAGGTTTCCTGCAAGGAAGTTCTAGACCGCTGCGATGCAAATGGTTTGCCCAAGTCCCATTGGATTCCCCTGGGTTGCGACATACAGATGTTCTCTCCCGAAAAGCGAGACGAAGAACTTGTCCAGAAGCTGAAGGACGGCGACCCCGAACGTTTGACCATATTCTTCCCCCATCGTTTCTGCGAAGAGAAAGGTATAGAACTTCTGCTTGGTGCATACGATATTCTTTCTGCCAAGCTGAAGAGTGAGCCAGCCCTTGTGTTGGCCGGCACTGGTCCCTACCTCCCCCAGGTTCAGGAGGCCGTGCAGAAGCACCCGCGCATCCAATACGCAGGTTTTATCAAGTCTATTGACGAAATGGCAAGGCACTACGCTAGCGTAGATCTCGGTTTGGCCCTTTCCGGTTGGGAAACATTCGGTCTCTCCATTCTTGAAAGCATGGCTTGCGGAAACGCCCAGATTGGCGCCAGCACTGGGGCTGCAGCAGAGCATGTCAAGGAATCCAATGCTGGAGCAATCCTTGAGAACCGCACTGCAGAATCCTTGGCAAACGCCATCATCGAACTTTATCATTCTGACTTATCTCAGAAGAAACTTAACGCACGCAGCTACGCAGAGAAGTTCAGTTGGAACGACTGCTTCAAACGTCAGCTCAACCTTTACAAAGAAATTTCACAACAAAAAAGGAAATAATCATGATCAGACACATTGTTTGGTGGAAGTTGAAGGCAGAAGCCGAAGGCGCTACCGCAAAGGAAAATGGAGAAAAGCTGGTTGCTGCATTCCATGCTTTGGAAGGCAAGATTCCGGGACTCGTTAGCATCGAATCCGGTTTAAATTTCAACAAGTCCGAACTGGGCAATGGCGACGTCGAATACGATATCGCTCTCGACACCACCTTCCGCACCAAGGAAGCTCTGGACTTCTACCAGGGTCACCCGGATCACCAGGCTATCGTCGGCTTCGTGAAGAAGGTCGTGGTGGAACGCCGCGCCGTCGACTTCGAATACTAATGGAGATCCCGGGTCCAAGCCCAGGATGACAAAAAATCTTGGGTCCAAGCCCGGATAACAAAAAGCTCCCTCATCATTTTGATGGGGAGCCTTTTTTAATGTTTTTCGCGACTACTCTTACTTGTTCTTTTTCAACCAAGTGCTGCAAAGGAACATGGAGAAAATAACGCTAGCCACAAGGAATACGGAAATACCAATGCAAGCCAAGTCACCAATACCCTTCAAGCCGCGATGGCTCGTAAAGAGGAATCCTACGAAGCCCGCCACCGTAGTCAAGGAGCTTGCAATCACGTTACGTCCAGTTGTATCCATCAACTGACGCAAAGTCATATCCTTGCTGGAGGACCAGGAAGTAATGAAGTGGATTGTTGCGTCAATGCCTATGCCCAGCGTCATCGGAATCACAATCACGTTGTAGATACTGATTTTACCGTACTCAAAGAAATGAGTCAGGAATCCCAGCAAACCAAGAGTGAGCAAGGTGCCCATACCAAAGGCAATGCAACCGCTAACAAAAAGCTTGGGCTTGCGGAAAGAAATGGCCAAGGTTGCAAAGATTACGAGAATAATGGCGAGGGCCAATCTAAAGCTGTCCTGCTTCACAGATTCAATCACATCAGAAAGAATGAATTGAGAGGAGAAGGTGCGAAGATTTTCGCCATCGAAGTTCCAATGACCATAACGTTCCTGGAAGTCATGCAAGGCGTTGGCATCCCAGCTGGGGAAGTTACCGTAGATAAAGCCGATCTTACCATAGGAGCCATCCTTTTCGCGAAGAATGTCCAAAGTCCAGCTAGGAATGTCTTCGGCAGAGAAAGTATTTTCCACAGCGGCCATCTGGCGGAGATTTGCAATGTTTGTAGAATCTTCACCTTCGGCGCGATCAAAGACGCGGGCTTCCACCAGGTCACGAATTTCTTCGATAACTTCCAAGCGAATCTTCTGGGAATCCTCAGGCGGAACAAAGCTTCTCAAGGTAAGGAAGCTGCCCAGTACCGTATCTTTGTCCACGTTAAGGCGATACATCAAAGTATCGTGCAATTTATCCAGCTGTTCCTGCTTGGAACCCATCACTGCCGCCGGAGTCGAAGTCACAGCCTTATAGCTGTTTCTTGTAACCTTAGTAGAAATCTTGTTCTTCTTGGTGGTTTCCACCGTAGAAACTCGGCGCAGATTCTTCAGGTTGTGTTCAAAGTCCACATTCGGCGCATAGTAAAGAGCTCCAAGGCCAAAGATCAAACCAACAACGGCAGCACCCTTGAAGAACTTGGCAATTTGAGCTTCGCTCCAAGACTTGGGCAAAAGACTATTCTGAGGCGCAGCAGGAATACCACCCATGCACTTGATAAGCACCGGCAGGAACAACACGGAAGTCATCATACTGAACAGCACACCCACAGAAGCAACCACACCAAATTCGTAGAAGCCCTTGAAGTGAGCTGCAAGCAAAGTCAAGAAAGCGGCGATAGTGGTAAAGCTAGCCAGAATAAAAGGCTTCAGCATTTTCTTCTGGGCTTCTTCCAGAACTTCTTCCAAAGTTGCAAACTTATGGAGCATCTTCTGTGCGGTACCCAGAATATGGATGGAGTAGTCAATACCAATACCCAAAATAATAGACGCCACAAACACGGTGAAAGGACTCAACTTACCGTAGAAGATTGCGGTGAAAGCAAATGTAGGCACGCAAGCGTAAAGTACAGAGCAGGTCACCAGAATGGGGCCCTTGAAACTGCGGAAGAAGAAAGTTGTCAAGAAGAAAATCAGAATCAAGCTAATGCCAAAGGAGAAGATACTGTCATTAGCAACTTCGTCCACTTCCTTCAAGCCTTCGTAAGTGCCTTCCACGGTAAAGCGGGTAGGAACATCAAACTTCTTTCCGTTGAAATGAGTAAGCAAGGTATCAGTACGAGCAAGAATGCGAGTTACGAATTCGTAGTCGGTAGAAGGCTTGATCAGCTTAGCATTCACAACACCGTTGAAAAGAATCTTGCCAGTGCTATCAGGCTTGGGACAACCCATCAAACGAGTTCTTAAGTGTGCAGGAACAGGATCCTTGGGATGCCATTCATCGGCAGCCTTTTCTGCTTTCGTTGTATCCTTGGACTTCTTAAGGAAAGAGGCGAAAGCACCGATGGCTTCGTCGGGCAAGCCCAATTCCTGAGGAAGGTTGGCATCGAACCAAATACGTTCCTTTTTTTCTTCTACTTCGGCAGCGCCATCACCCAGAAGGTCCACAACCAAGGGGCCATTCTTACGACCGATTTCCAGCTGCAGGTCTTCGAGATTGTCACGGATTCGTTCCAGATGGGTCACCGGAAGATAAAGAAGAGCATTGTCCTTGAAGAACTGATTGTTGTCATCTATCTGGATAGAGACAAAGTCATCCTTCCAGTTCTCACGAATGTAGGCGCTAATGGAGTCCTGCATTGCTGCAACAATCTCGGGGTCTTCACTTTGGATTGCGATGGTAAAACGGTCTGCGCTACCAAAGCGAGTGTAGGACTCCTGAAGGGCAATGACACTGGGAGTGTCTTCAGGAAGAAGATGAGAAAGGTCGGCATCCAATTTCAAGCCTGGCTTAACCAGAATCGGATAAGCACAAAGCAGGGCAAGGATCAAATAAAAAGCTAGAGCCTTGTACTTGTGCTTACAAATTAGCGGAATATACCACTTGGAAAATCTTTCTTGAAGAGAGGGTTTCGACATAACTTTAACCTACAATAAAATCAACAGTTTTGACAAGATCGTCCTTTTGGCGGCGACGGACTTCTTCATAACGAGTCTTTGCACGGACGGCGTACATCTTATAAATTGACGGATCCAAAAGCTGAATCATTCGGTTTTTCATTTCACTGACCGAGTAGGGATCAAAATAGATGGCCGCATTTTCACAAACTTCAGGAATAGAAGTAGAACCGCTTGCTGCGACAGGAACTCCGTAACGCATCGACTGCACAGGAGGATAGCCAAAGCCCTCGTTTAACGACGGGAAAATAAAGGCATAGGCATTCTGGTGCAGGAATTCAAGTTCATTGGATTCAACATAATTCAACAATACAAAGCAATCTCGATTACGAACACTTTTCAGATAAACTCTGGAATTTGTCGCTCCGGTAATAACCATCTTATAATCAAAGGCCTTACCACAAGATCTGTATTGCGTCACCAATTCATCAAAGGCCTTTGCCGCACGAAGGTTGTTCTTTTCCCAACGGGCACCACTCGTCAAAAGGAAATACTTCTTTGGTTGCACCCCAGGAGGCAGGAATCCCTCCGGTTCGTATTCCGTCATGGGACTATAGAACACCGGGATTTCCTTATCCATCAATTCCGGAAAAAAGGACATGATGGAAGCACGGCTATGCTCGCTCACCGTAATGGTTTCTGCACGGCCATCGGCAATGCGCTTTGCCAAGTCCTGGTATTTCGGCTTGTAGAAATACTTCTTCCAGGATTCACGATAGCGGACCAGGGCTTCAGTTTTTTGCGCAAGCTTCTTGGCAAAGGAAATACCCTGACTGCTATACTGCATTTCAAGAGCACGAACACCATGCCAGGTAAACACAAAACGCTTTACGTCAATCTGCCATTTCTTTTCAAGGGAGTAG from Fibrobacter sp. encodes the following:
- a CDS encoding M15 family metallopeptidase — encoded protein: MTDNAMMDCFGFRSVESSDFVNVDGYFVDKEVLPFYNKLKERLAEDGFALRLESGYRPFERQLSIWNRKASGELKLLDANGVPMERPADEEKLMYAILTWSALPGASRHHLGSDLDVVDGNACPEDYEVQLTPAECNGMFATFHQRLTQLMDAGGAFGFSRVFVPGRGKIQPELWHIAHLPTSRKRLENFSLAELRRVYERTDIACKSALLDNLNRLAEDYIYPYFI
- the ruvC gene encoding crossover junction endodeoxyribonuclease RuvC, producing the protein MIILGIDPGSITTGYAFLDTGENSPKVLEYGVLHASESKPLEDRLLHIITELEKLLDKYRPEALSMEGVFFYKNPKSALVLGHIRGAVLVACRRRGMTYNEYPPTVVKQAVTGTGNAPKEQVANMIFARLGIERGDLPLDASDALAIAWTHANPAPMAAALAGTTKKKSKVASRKKKATTKQWMDLIEKMGGTIQ
- a CDS encoding CHC2 zinc finger domain-containing protein, with protein sequence MLIDQEHAGIIMRAKTHPRQLGIPLSRWGRNLIACCPFHSPEETSLFFYDALGYWRYRCLQCGSEGDLVEFVMRSRFNGMEEPAARAEALDFLGTLEQEHEPKQDEHPWIKEIGGEKSKVLENFVRYCHWAACKSPSSAEFLQSRGWSIGQAQLYGIGYYSGDPEPFVSYCMLSGIERHQISFYLDNLEAYREPRITIPARNSKGLIHSVYGRVLDDSDSNHTYVSYASGPSDIPFNIQAENAKPIIVEGFFDALTADLAGIPGVVSTMYQELSLSHLYKLKACGADSVTVILRREQDRREQEYRIQKYLKMAEELDLKFKSIVLPKEETVDLVVRKNGADQLLNLIQQTEEDTVHTHRRSMLLQDIKENFDIAMGCPPDVRVGYSLNTFPKLTKTIDGIQSGCFYVSSKPFGLKTTLMSSMALDLLQSNPKLKLIYIALETPRRQIFDRLVAMLIGESVLTVRKQSEDEAMNQKILEATRELMGFVRSNRLEIWDDQPEFDNMEFIATLKEEAKEHPNLVVFIDGIDHLKITDYFDLTDIHERRSSVILDLYKALDIPLFIGGELVDSEHGLVGPRAYLRDSDAIYWLESKGGNLFLTVNSKRLGSSQVYQGNLSIDPLSNKMQEET
- a CDS encoding glycosyltransferase codes for the protein MFTIVDFNNFWSPSGGGVRRYHLQKMAFYEQQNEVLSVFVMPDSKTFTEKKSDGLIIEHVEAFRFPGNWEYRFIWKQSQIRPILKKYMPDMIEVGSPYILPSVIRCAAKKICPQAALLSFWHADFPITYVERPVTNKLGSTLGALCKKIAFWYARQEFKKYDGVQVSCKEVLDRCDANGLPKSHWIPLGCDIQMFSPEKRDEELVQKLKDGDPERLTIFFPHRFCEEKGIELLLGAYDILSAKLKSEPALVLAGTGPYLPQVQEAVQKHPRIQYAGFIKSIDEMARHYASVDLGLALSGWETFGLSILESMACGNAQIGASTGAAAEHVKESNAGAILENRTAESLANAIIELYHSDLSQKKLNARSYAEKFSWNDCFKRQLNLYKEISQQKRK
- a CDS encoding Dabb family protein, whose translation is MIRHIVWWKLKAEAEGATAKENGEKLVAAFHALEGKIPGLVSIESGLNFNKSELGNGDVEYDIALDTTFRTKEALDFYQGHPDHQAIVGFVKKVVVERRAVDFEY
- a CDS encoding MMPL family transporter gives rise to the protein MSKPSLQERFSKWYIPLICKHKYKALAFYLILALLCAYPILVKPGLKLDADLSHLLPEDTPSVIALQESYTRFGSADRFTIAIQSEDPEIVAAMQDSISAYIRENWKDDFVSIQIDDNNQFFKDNALLYLPVTHLERIRDNLEDLQLEIGRKNGPLVVDLLGDGAAEVEEKKERIWFDANLPQELGLPDEAIGAFASFLKKSKDTTKAEKAADEWHPKDPVPAHLRTRLMGCPKPDSTGKILFNGVVNAKLIKPSTDYEFVTRILARTDTLLTHFNGKKFDVPTRFTVEGTYEGLKEVDEVANDSIFSFGISLILIFFLTTFFFRSFKGPILVTCSVLYACVPTFAFTAIFYGKLSPFTVFVASIILGIGIDYSIHILGTAQKMLHKFATLEEVLEEAQKKMLKPFILASFTTIAAFLTLLAAHFKGFYEFGVVASVGVLFSMMTSVLFLPVLIKCMGGIPAAPQNSLLPKSWSEAQIAKFFKGAAVVGLIFGLGALYYAPNVDFEHNLKNLRRVSTVETTKKNKISTKVTRNSYKAVTSTPAAVMGSKQEQLDKLHDTLMYRLNVDKDTVLGSFLTLRSFVPPEDSQKIRLEVIEEIRDLVEARVFDRAEGEDSTNIANLRQMAAVENTFSAEDIPSWTLDILREKDGSYGKIGFIYGNFPSWDANALHDFQERYGHWNFDGENLRTFSSQFILSDVIESVKQDSFRLALAIILVIFATLAISFRKPKLFVSGCIAFGMGTLLTLGLLGFLTHFFEYGKISIYNVIVIPMTLGIGIDATIHFITSWSSSKDMTLRQLMDTTGRNVIASSLTTVAGFVGFLFTSHRGLKGIGDLACIGISVFLVASVIFSMFLCSTWLKKNK
- a CDS encoding glycosyltransferase encodes the protein MMLFNLVAVQPIHSAKFHGGGSYGEVVFWALVERQAKFSCAYDSRKYLDPKIVDACKEKGIPLFDVSEKTPQQIIDENNIDAFYTPLYSLEKKWQIDVKRFVFTWHGVRALEMQYSSQGISFAKKLAQKTEALVRYRESWKKYFYKPKYQDLAKRIADGRAETITVSEHSRASIMSFFPELMDKEIPVFYSPMTEYEPEGFLPPGVQPKKYFLLTSGARWEKNNLRAAKAFDELVTQYRSCGKAFDYKMVITGATNSRVYLKSVRNRDCFVLLNYVESNELEFLHQNAYAFIFPSLNEGFGYPPVQSMRYGVPVAASGSTSIPEVCENAAIYFDPYSVSEMKNRMIQLLDPSIYKMYAVRAKTRYEEVRRRQKDDLVKTVDFIVG